A stretch of Roseibium porphyridii DNA encodes these proteins:
- a CDS encoding FCD domain-containing protein: MARTDKTFKLSYNESLNLCREEKLPSTIQGLALALGVSRTTARKVLAHLEKNKIIERNDGGVQLLQPVRGSDFYSPVLTKPTREIAETRFFNWLLDEKIARGARISESHVASQINVPIATLHQIFVSFSRFGFLSKEQHRNWIYHGFTRELADTLFDFRYYCEMSALDKLVDLPEDSEFWQHLDAAQQLHRSYLDAPEESSQNVAEMDAAFHRLLLRYSSSILLLVNEAALSLIFYFRFHESWREHNTERRLIALNDHLEIIDALRARERSAARAVMRRHLKHAWRSVLNRFQERPQIS, encoded by the coding sequence ATGGCTCGAACCGACAAAACATTTAAGCTGTCCTACAATGAGTCGCTGAATTTATGCCGTGAAGAAAAACTTCCATCGACCATACAAGGGCTTGCCTTGGCCCTTGGAGTAAGCCGGACGACAGCGCGAAAGGTCTTGGCTCACCTGGAAAAGAACAAGATCATCGAAAGGAACGATGGTGGCGTTCAACTGTTGCAACCTGTCAGAGGCTCCGATTTTTACTCTCCCGTTTTGACGAAGCCTACACGCGAAATTGCTGAAACACGGTTTTTCAATTGGCTTTTGGATGAGAAGATCGCGAGAGGAGCCAGGATCTCCGAAAGTCATGTTGCCTCTCAGATCAACGTCCCGATCGCAACACTCCACCAGATTTTTGTCAGCTTCAGCCGATTTGGGTTTCTCAGCAAAGAACAGCACAGAAACTGGATCTACCATGGCTTCACCAGAGAACTGGCTGATACCCTTTTTGATTTCCGGTACTACTGCGAGATGTCGGCGTTGGACAAACTTGTCGACTTGCCCGAAGATTCTGAGTTCTGGCAACACCTGGACGCAGCACAACAGCTGCACAGATCCTACCTCGACGCTCCCGAAGAGTCCTCTCAGAATGTCGCTGAGATGGATGCAGCCTTCCATCGCCTGCTGTTGAGGTATTCAAGCAGCATTCTGTTGCTGGTCAACGAAGCTGCTTTGTCCCTGATATTCTATTTCAGGTTCCACGAAAGCTGGCGGGAACACAACACGGAGCGGCGGCTTATTGCGCTCAATGATCATCTGGAAATCATCGACGCTCTTCGAGCCCGCGAGCGCAGTGCGGCCAGAGCTGTCATGCGTCGACATCTCAAGCATGCCTGGCGCTCAGTCCTCAACCGTTTTCAGGAAAGACCACAAATATCCTGA
- a CDS encoding amidohydrolase family protein yields MIVDAHQHFWTLARGDYAWPNESVAPIFKDFGPQDLEPLLVAASVDRTVLVQATDSVDETRFLLDLAGKSDRIAAVVGWVDFASDAAVKTVQDLAKNPLLKGLRPMLQGIEQSDWILQDAAEAVLTQMVSADLRFDALVQPRHLPHLFELAKRHPGLAIVVDHLAKPEMGEGREPDHLWRMGMESLAARPNVYCKLSGMVTEIGPDWKLQDLQPFAKTILDCFGPDRVMFGSDWPVVNLASDYASWITAARSLLSGLSESNVSKIMGGTARKFYGID; encoded by the coding sequence ATGATTGTCGACGCCCATCAGCATTTCTGGACGCTGGCAAGAGGTGACTACGCCTGGCCGAACGAAAGCGTCGCACCGATTTTCAAGGACTTCGGTCCACAGGATCTGGAGCCATTGCTTGTCGCTGCAAGCGTTGACCGCACGGTTCTGGTTCAGGCGACCGATAGTGTCGACGAAACAAGGTTTCTACTCGATTTGGCCGGGAAGTCGGACCGCATTGCCGCAGTGGTCGGATGGGTCGATTTTGCATCCGATGCGGCGGTCAAAACAGTTCAAGACCTGGCGAAGAACCCTCTGCTCAAGGGGCTCAGACCCATGTTGCAGGGGATTGAACAGTCAGACTGGATTTTGCAAGACGCTGCCGAAGCTGTCCTGACACAAATGGTCAGTGCCGACTTGCGGTTCGACGCGTTGGTCCAGCCGCGTCATTTGCCGCATCTATTCGAACTGGCAAAGCGCCACCCGGGTCTGGCGATTGTCGTCGACCATCTGGCCAAACCGGAAATGGGAGAAGGTCGCGAACCTGATCATCTCTGGAGGATGGGAATGGAGAGCCTTGCAGCAAGGCCGAACGTCTATTGCAAACTCTCCGGCATGGTTACGGAAATAGGGCCAGACTGGAAACTGCAGGACCTGCAGCCGTTTGCAAAGACGATCCTTGATTGCTTTGGACCTGATCGGGTGATGTTTGGGAGCGACTGGCCAGTCGTAAACCTTGCAAGCGACTATGCTTCCTGGATAACAGCTGCCCGTTCACTTCTGTCTGGTTTGTCGGAGAGCAACGTGAGCAAGATCATGGGCGGCACGGCGCGGAAATTCTACGGGATCGACTAG
- a CDS encoding aldo/keto reductase, with protein MTDAVGGLAFGTSALAGLYRPCDADAANSVLWAAWAHGIRSFDTAPHYGNGMSERRLGDFLREKEGWVLSTKVGRLLTPAAETTDSVNGFHNPLPFDQHFDFSYDGIMRSVEASFHRLGLNRIDTLYVHDIGDPVAGTDTAVHKKQLLEGGQVALSELKSAGVVKMVGLGVNHTAICCELVPDMDLDQILLAGRYTLLDQSAREKLFPILEKRGVRLVVGGVFNSGILATGPTKSAHYDYAPASDLVLKKVSEIEAICKSHNVPLAAAALQYPARNPLVASTLIGTARTSSLMRNIEQFKTPLPEALWNDLRRSGFIGERE; from the coding sequence GTGACTGATGCTGTTGGCGGTCTTGCTTTTGGCACTTCTGCGCTTGCCGGCCTTTATAGGCCTTGCGACGCGGATGCTGCCAATTCAGTGCTCTGGGCGGCTTGGGCACATGGCATCCGCTCGTTTGACACGGCGCCTCACTATGGCAATGGAATGTCCGAGCGGCGATTGGGCGATTTCCTGCGGGAGAAGGAGGGATGGGTTCTTTCAACAAAGGTCGGCCGTCTCCTGACACCTGCCGCCGAGACGACCGATAGTGTCAATGGGTTCCACAATCCGCTGCCCTTCGACCAGCATTTTGATTTTTCCTACGACGGCATTATGCGGTCTGTTGAGGCAAGCTTTCACAGGCTTGGTCTCAACCGGATCGATACGCTTTATGTTCACGACATTGGAGATCCCGTCGCTGGCACTGATACAGCTGTTCACAAGAAGCAGCTGCTTGAAGGCGGGCAGGTGGCCTTGAGCGAGTTGAAGTCTGCCGGTGTCGTCAAGATGGTTGGACTGGGCGTCAATCACACGGCGATCTGCTGTGAGCTTGTACCAGATATGGATCTTGATCAAATCCTGCTTGCCGGCAGATACACGTTGCTGGACCAATCCGCTCGGGAAAAGCTGTTTCCGATACTTGAAAAGAGAGGTGTCCGTCTGGTTGTCGGCGGAGTGTTTAACTCGGGTATTCTGGCAACAGGCCCAACAAAGAGCGCGCACTATGACTATGCTCCGGCTTCGGACCTTGTATTGAAGAAAGTGTCTGAAATCGAAGCAATTTGTAAGAGCCACAACGTTCCACTTGCGGCAGCCGCTTTACAGTATCCGGCACGCAATCCCCTGGTTGCATCGACCTTGATTGGCACGGCCAGGACAAGTTCATTGATGAGAAACATCGAGCAATTCAAGACACCCTTGCCCGAGGCATTGTGGAATGATCTGCGACGATCCGGGTTCATTGGAGAGAGAGAATGA
- a CDS encoding zinc-binding alcohol dehydrogenase family protein, with protein MRAFYIDSPGVTRFGTATPPEMKEDEVLLRVQRIGLCGSDLNTYRGRNPLVSYPRIPGHEIAGEIVKVGSRVPGSIQPGQHVTLNPYKNCGECPACRKGRINACRNNQTMGVQREGALTEVIAVPWERIVKASVKELNHLALIEPMAVGFHAVRRGRAHKGDKVIVFGCGAIGLGAIAGCVRAGAEVLAVDIVDRKLEIAREVGAVATINSRSQDVIDFVMDFTRGDGMDLAIEAVGHPQTFVDCVEVAAPAGRVVYIGYSKAPVSYDTKKILTKELDIMGSRGALQQDFEDAVNYVEAGGYPADATITRVFDFEDAGTALQLWEEDPNSVTKFIIAHPEVPSRD; from the coding sequence ATGAGAGCATTTTATATTGACAGCCCCGGAGTTACGCGCTTCGGGACCGCAACGCCGCCTGAGATGAAGGAAGATGAAGTTCTTCTAAGAGTTCAAAGGATTGGCTTATGCGGGTCAGATCTGAATACGTATCGAGGGCGCAATCCTCTTGTCAGTTACCCTCGCATTCCTGGGCACGAAATTGCCGGTGAAATTGTCAAAGTCGGATCACGGGTTCCGGGCTCAATCCAACCTGGTCAACACGTCACTCTGAACCCTTACAAAAATTGCGGTGAGTGCCCGGCATGCCGCAAAGGACGGATCAATGCTTGCCGCAACAACCAGACCATGGGTGTTCAGCGTGAAGGCGCTTTGACCGAAGTCATCGCGGTCCCCTGGGAGCGGATCGTGAAGGCATCCGTCAAGGAGCTGAATCATCTTGCGCTCATCGAGCCGATGGCCGTTGGCTTTCATGCGGTCCGGCGCGGGCGGGCCCACAAAGGGGACAAGGTCATCGTGTTCGGCTGTGGTGCCATCGGACTTGGGGCCATCGCCGGCTGCGTGCGTGCTGGCGCGGAGGTTCTGGCAGTCGATATTGTCGATCGGAAACTGGAGATTGCACGTGAAGTGGGCGCCGTTGCAACAATCAACAGCAGGTCTCAGGATGTCATTGATTTTGTGATGGATTTCACCCGCGGCGACGGTATGGACCTTGCAATTGAAGCCGTGGGCCATCCCCAAACCTTTGTTGATTGTGTCGAGGTGGCGGCTCCTGCTGGACGCGTGGTTTATATCGGTTATTCAAAAGCGCCGGTGTCTTACGACACAAAAAAGATCCTGACCAAGGAGTTGGACATCATGGGATCCCGCGGTGCGTTACAGCAGGATTTCGAGGATGCGGTAAATTATGTCGAGGCGGGCGGCTATCCAGCCGATGCGACGATCACCAGAGTTTTCGATTTCGAAGATGCCGGCACCGCGCTTCAGCTTTGGGAAGAGGACCCGAATTCGGTTACCAAGTTCATCATAGCGCATCCTGAAGTACCCAGCCGTGACTGA
- a CDS encoding SDR family NAD(P)-dependent oxidoreductase, translated as MTTLESPFRLDGKVALITGGGSGLGLAMARCFVASGAKVLIAGKTEAKLRSAVSELGEGASYHVADITSQGAARDVISTCVERYGGLDILVNNAGNHVKKPLLETEVGDIQAILDTHVLAAFELSRNAVPVMNARGGGSILFIASMASYLSVPQVIGYTVAKSAVLGLVRGIAAEISLEGIRINGIAPGWIETPMTAKALDNDPERKNKIISRTPMKTMGKPEDIGWAATYLASDAAAFVNGHVLVVDGGALSGF; from the coding sequence ATGACGACACTGGAAAGTCCGTTCCGCCTGGACGGGAAAGTAGCCTTGATCACCGGTGGCGGAAGCGGATTGGGGTTGGCCATGGCCCGCTGCTTTGTTGCTTCAGGTGCCAAGGTTCTGATTGCCGGCAAGACAGAAGCAAAGCTGCGGAGCGCTGTGTCGGAACTGGGCGAAGGCGCTTCGTATCATGTCGCCGACATCACTTCGCAAGGTGCTGCACGCGATGTGATCAGCACCTGTGTCGAGCGCTATGGAGGCCTCGACATATTGGTCAACAACGCCGGAAATCATGTCAAGAAACCACTCCTTGAAACGGAAGTGGGGGACATTCAAGCCATATTGGACACCCATGTGCTGGCGGCATTCGAACTGAGCCGAAACGCCGTTCCGGTCATGAACGCCCGGGGTGGTGGCTCCATCTTGTTTATCGCATCAATGGCTTCATATCTTTCCGTACCCCAAGTCATCGGCTACACGGTGGCAAAATCTGCGGTGCTTGGGCTAGTCCGGGGAATAGCAGCGGAAATCAGCCTGGAAGGCATCCGCATTAATGGAATTGCCCCAGGGTGGATCGAGACCCCCATGACGGCCAAGGCACTCGACAATGATCCGGAACGCAAGAACAAGATAATTTCAAGAACACCGATGAAGACCATGGGCAAGCCGGAAGATATCGGCTGGGCGGCGACGTATCTGGCCTCAGATGCCGCCGCCTTTGTGAACGGTCATGTGCTGGTCGTCGATGGTGGGGCCCTTAGCGGATTTTAG
- a CDS encoding sugar ABC transporter ATP-binding protein, which translates to MTLELRNISKSFPGVRALDDVSVTFNPGEVHALLGENGAGKSTLIKAICGIQRADHGTISLDGVPLNLSSLKDGMRHGITIVNQEIQVFSESSVAENIMIDKLEKYRGFGGISWKRLNADALEYLELVGLEIDPETPIGGLSAAQKQLVQIAKALSSKATVILFDEPTSSITANEVTKLFEVIGDLKAKGYTLIFVSHKLEEVLEICDQVTVLRDGRHVGTRCISELDKETIIELMIGRKIQIENFARLETDPDDVVLSAKDLSSKGLFENASFALRRGEVLGFYGLVGSGRTELAKTIIGHFPISSGALSVHGRDVKVRNVADCIKTHNIGYVSENRKEDGLFLDFDIETNMTLAIWKRIQNPLTRAIDVKEQRNVANGLMRALDVRATGIDQRVGNLSGGNQQKISIAKWLAANCDILIIDEPSVGVDIGAKTMIHKLIWDLAKVEKKSIILISSDMPEMISLASRILVFKEKRITGVVPGIAEPGQTYDALSRGIGRLMA; encoded by the coding sequence ATGACGCTCGAGCTTAGGAACATAAGCAAGTCCTTTCCCGGTGTGAGGGCCCTGGACGATGTGTCAGTCACATTTAATCCAGGGGAGGTTCATGCGTTGCTCGGTGAAAACGGCGCCGGGAAAAGCACTTTGATCAAGGCCATTTGCGGCATTCAAAGGGCCGACCACGGCACGATCTCGTTGGATGGTGTTCCGCTTAACCTGTCGTCCCTGAAGGACGGAATGCGTCACGGCATCACTATCGTGAACCAGGAAATCCAGGTGTTTTCGGAAAGCAGCGTCGCCGAAAACATCATGATCGACAAACTTGAAAAGTACCGCGGCTTTGGCGGGATTTCCTGGAAGCGTCTCAACGCTGATGCGCTGGAATATCTTGAACTTGTCGGACTTGAGATTGACCCGGAGACACCTATTGGAGGCCTCAGTGCCGCGCAGAAGCAACTTGTCCAAATTGCCAAGGCGCTTTCCAGCAAGGCGACTGTCATTTTGTTCGATGAACCGACATCATCCATTACCGCAAATGAAGTCACCAAACTGTTTGAGGTGATTGGGGACCTCAAGGCCAAGGGCTACACCTTGATCTTTGTGTCCCATAAGCTTGAGGAAGTTCTCGAGATTTGTGACCAGGTAACGGTGCTTCGCGACGGTCGCCATGTCGGGACGCGATGTATCTCGGAGCTGGACAAGGAAACGATCATCGAATTGATGATCGGCCGGAAAATTCAGATCGAGAATTTCGCCAGGCTTGAGACTGATCCAGATGACGTGGTCTTAAGTGCAAAGGATCTGTCGTCGAAAGGTCTGTTCGAAAACGCGTCATTCGCTCTCCGGCGCGGAGAGGTTCTGGGCTTTTACGGATTGGTCGGTTCCGGGCGGACCGAACTTGCAAAGACGATTATCGGCCACTTTCCAATCAGTTCCGGAGCGCTGTCCGTCCATGGACGCGATGTAAAGGTGCGAAACGTCGCGGACTGCATCAAGACGCACAACATCGGCTACGTTTCGGAGAACCGCAAGGAAGACGGTCTTTTTCTAGATTTTGATATCGAAACCAACATGACATTGGCGATCTGGAAGAGAATTCAGAACCCTTTGACACGCGCTATTGACGTAAAAGAACAACGCAACGTTGCAAACGGGCTGATGAGAGCGCTGGATGTGCGTGCAACCGGTATCGATCAGCGTGTCGGCAATCTGAGCGGAGGCAATCAGCAGAAGATTTCGATCGCAAAATGGCTTGCAGCAAATTGCGATATCCTGATTATCGATGAACCGTCGGTTGGCGTCGATATCGGCGCGAAGACCATGATTCACAAGCTGATCTGGGATCTTGCCAAGGTCGAGAAGAAGTCGATTATCCTGATTTCCTCGGATATGCCGGAAATGATTTCGCTGGCCAGCCGGATCCTTGTTTTCAAGGAAAAACGCATCACGGGCGTGGTTCCGGGCATCGCAGAACCCGGGCAAACCTACGATGCATTGAGCCGCGGGATCGGGAGACTGATGGCATGA
- a CDS encoding ABC transporter permease — MFLTRLKSGKIITGAESGIIGAALILVILFALSSDSFLTQYNLFNLTRTQSLYIFVALSQAVMLATGNMNLSVGAIAGLTAVIFGYSVDTLDLAWPLALLIALGVALFAGAFNGFVMTVLGVNSFIVSLSTLFIFTGFVYGISEGYSYREIPADFVRIGRGNFLGLPYLFYLMVATLIAVWYMFRYTVFGRQVLATGSNLEAAKLSGINTGRIIMGANLLSAFFAGVGGLLWVSRLGSAQPAIGQNWLLISFAVAIIGGTALAGGRITAIGLFCGGLIMVLIKNGLILVQANVYFEQAFLGSIILLTILLDRAREVWSRKAGKS, encoded by the coding sequence GTGTTTCTCACCAGGCTAAAGTCGGGAAAGATCATCACGGGAGCAGAGTCAGGCATCATTGGTGCCGCCCTGATCCTGGTGATTTTGTTCGCACTCTCATCGGACAGCTTTCTGACCCAATACAATCTGTTCAATCTCACACGCACGCAGTCGCTCTATATCTTTGTCGCTCTTTCGCAGGCGGTAATGCTGGCCACCGGCAACATGAACCTTTCGGTTGGGGCGATTGCCGGACTGACCGCGGTAATTTTCGGCTACTCTGTCGACACGCTTGATCTCGCATGGCCGCTCGCTCTGTTGATTGCATTGGGTGTTGCCTTGTTTGCAGGTGCTTTCAACGGGTTCGTGATGACCGTTCTTGGTGTGAACTCGTTTATCGTGAGTTTGTCGACCCTCTTCATTTTCACCGGGTTCGTCTACGGGATTTCGGAGGGTTATTCCTACCGCGAGATACCAGCGGATTTTGTCAGGATAGGCCGCGGCAACTTTCTGGGATTGCCCTATTTGTTTTACCTGATGGTCGCGACCTTGATCGCTGTCTGGTACATGTTCCGGTACACAGTTTTTGGACGGCAGGTGCTAGCAACCGGCAGCAATCTGGAAGCTGCCAAACTCTCAGGCATCAACACTGGCCGCATCATAATGGGCGCTAATCTCCTGTCGGCATTCTTTGCTGGCGTCGGCGGCTTGCTTTGGGTGTCCAGGCTGGGATCTGCTCAACCTGCCATCGGTCAGAATTGGCTTCTGATTTCATTTGCAGTCGCGATCATCGGTGGAACAGCACTCGCCGGTGGCCGCATTACAGCCATCGGCCTTTTCTGTGGCGGCCTGATCATGGTTCTGATCAAAAACGGCCTCATCCTGGTGCAGGCAAATGTCTACTTCGAGCAGGCGTTTTTGGGATCAATCATCCTCCTGACCATATTGCTCGACCGGGCCCGTGAGGTCTGGAGCCGCAAGGCCGGAAAGTCATGA
- a CDS encoding sugar ABC transporter substrate-binding protein encodes MKLIAKLVTGVALSAMTMVSAVADDARYAWYASTVHPYFDEVQKGVDKFSEDFGIEVTKRLGQDWTQDNQNENVAAMAAQGFNAFSIFPSDVSGARGLYEELAEQGITIVDFGQATKEPTPAAFYVGTQLKEAAMLATEELIKSMGGKGNIINVLEVPGDNTRLRQEGVEEVVAKYPDVKIIQTVGDLSSIEDSVEKVQNAIAANLGNIDGMIATGYTPTVAIAQLLTEYHENGGERIHFYGIDTDAVVLDAIRAGHIDGTMAQNPFGHGYIPMVLLKKLSEGYKPREGVHAIDAGVVPVTAENIDTFQADISELTKDIIDNLDSTYLTN; translated from the coding sequence ATGAAACTGATCGCAAAACTCGTAACCGGTGTCGCACTGAGTGCGATGACCATGGTTTCGGCCGTGGCTGACGACGCTCGCTACGCCTGGTATGCGTCAACCGTGCATCCCTATTTCGATGAGGTGCAAAAAGGCGTCGACAAGTTTTCGGAAGATTTTGGGATCGAGGTCACTAAGCGCCTCGGCCAGGATTGGACACAGGACAACCAGAACGAAAACGTCGCTGCCATGGCAGCACAGGGTTTCAATGCTTTCAGCATTTTTCCGTCAGATGTGTCAGGTGCCAGAGGGCTCTATGAAGAGCTTGCCGAGCAGGGCATCACCATCGTGGACTTTGGTCAGGCAACCAAGGAGCCAACACCAGCTGCCTTCTATGTCGGGACCCAGCTGAAAGAGGCGGCGATGCTCGCCACTGAAGAGCTGATCAAATCCATGGGTGGCAAAGGCAACATCATCAATGTTCTGGAGGTTCCGGGAGACAACACCCGCTTGCGTCAGGAAGGTGTCGAGGAAGTGGTCGCCAAGTATCCTGACGTCAAGATCATCCAGACTGTCGGCGATCTATCTTCAATCGAAGACAGTGTCGAAAAGGTTCAAAACGCCATTGCCGCCAACCTTGGCAATATCGACGGTATGATCGCGACCGGTTACACACCTACCGTTGCCATTGCCCAGCTGCTGACCGAGTATCATGAAAATGGCGGTGAGCGCATCCACTTCTACGGTATCGACACGGATGCTGTTGTTCTCGATGCGATCCGGGCTGGCCATATAGATGGAACGATGGCGCAGAACCCATTCGGGCATGGCTATATTCCAATGGTATTGCTGAAAAAACTGTCCGAGGGTTACAAGCCTCGCGAAGGCGTGCATGCGATCGATGCTGGTGTCGTGCCGGTTACTGCTGAAAACATCGATACATTTCAGGCTGATATCTCTGAACTGACCAAAGACATCATCGACAATCTCGACAGCACTTATCTGACCAATTGA
- a CDS encoding enolase C-terminal domain-like protein has product MRIEKFETWICRRGHGVFDEAREGAAPMPWDYGVGKIVTSDGVEGLATFWAARSGAVTDAYLQDVIAPVILGRDISDRERIWHDFWNIDRHGAFFPVFLPGPIDVALWDAAAKTAELPLHRFIGSYRQKLPVYASSLWLDSVQAYVDEALKYKSKGFKAYKVHPCGPSEMDMEIHAAVRAAVGQDMILMSDPVSEYTLSEAIKVARQLEDLNYRWLEEPFRDYELDKYAKLTRATDIEIVGTETTRGGPWGIAQAIKFDAVNTVRADVSWKAGITGTLKSCHLAEAHGMNCELHTTTMGPMDMANVHVSCAVRNCDFFELFVPEDIFQAPMRQSYYEFIDENGDIHAPEGHGLGVEIDWDLVDDNCVSHRIYSN; this is encoded by the coding sequence ATGAGGATCGAGAAATTCGAGACCTGGATATGCAGGCGCGGGCACGGGGTATTCGATGAAGCCCGAGAAGGTGCAGCGCCAATGCCTTGGGACTATGGTGTCGGAAAAATTGTGACAAGTGACGGTGTCGAGGGTCTCGCAACCTTCTGGGCCGCACGCTCCGGCGCTGTTACCGACGCCTACCTGCAGGACGTTATCGCTCCGGTCATTCTCGGTCGCGACATATCAGACCGCGAACGTATCTGGCACGACTTCTGGAACATCGACCGGCACGGCGCTTTTTTTCCTGTCTTCCTGCCAGGTCCCATCGATGTCGCTCTCTGGGATGCGGCGGCAAAGACCGCAGAACTCCCGTTGCACAGATTTATCGGCAGTTACAGACAGAAACTTCCTGTCTATGCCAGCAGCCTGTGGCTGGATTCAGTGCAGGCTTACGTGGATGAAGCGCTGAAGTACAAATCGAAAGGCTTCAAGGCTTACAAGGTCCATCCTTGCGGCCCGTCCGAAATGGACATGGAAATTCACGCAGCAGTGCGCGCCGCGGTTGGTCAGGACATGATCCTGATGTCCGACCCGGTGTCCGAATACACACTTTCTGAAGCAATCAAAGTGGCCAGGCAGCTCGAGGATCTCAATTACAGATGGCTCGAGGAACCTTTCCGTGATTACGAACTTGATAAATACGCCAAGCTTACCCGCGCCACCGATATCGAAATCGTTGGAACCGAAACCACGCGCGGCGGCCCCTGGGGAATTGCTCAAGCCATCAAGTTCGACGCGGTTAACACCGTGCGCGCGGACGTCTCATGGAAGGCAGGCATCACGGGAACCCTGAAATCCTGTCATCTGGCCGAAGCCCACGGGATGAACTGTGAACTGCACACGACAACCATGGGGCCCATGGACATGGCGAATGTTCATGTCTCTTGTGCGGTTCGAAACTGCGATTTCTTCGAACTCTTTGTTCCAGAAGACATTTTCCAAGCCCCTATGCGCCAGAGCTACTACGAGTTCATCGACGAAAATGGCGACATTCACGCTCCTGAGGGGCATGGACTTGGCGTGGAGATCGACTGGGACCTCGTCGATGACAACTGCGTTTCTCATCGCATCTACAGCAACTGA
- a CDS encoding helix-turn-helix domain-containing protein — MSFIPNVSRSLEISGLEIVLFHSDNSDYLTEWNGTRLNDDYHRLYFIAGGSAEVTYDGHHCQLEEGRTYLFPTTRRFDYSCPSHLRLLNVCFKMTVQGGIDVLDLYPWCFEIQAQSVSETFRSMTLIDEHLTSEFFADQILVRSQILSLLSPHFKTRAKHRDLKRQRDVRRMAPVLRHIADNLRTGVKISELHHLAGMSRSHFVRKFQATFDVSPQDYVRKKRITLVKNELHSSDLPLSILAEDLGFSSSSHMSREFKHYTGYSPKKFRALDKIYG; from the coding sequence ATGTCTTTTATTCCAAATGTGAGCAGATCTTTGGAAATCAGCGGGCTTGAAATCGTGCTGTTTCACTCCGACAACTCGGATTACCTCACCGAGTGGAACGGGACCCGTCTGAATGACGATTATCACCGGCTCTATTTCATCGCCGGGGGCTCTGCCGAAGTGACTTACGATGGTCACCATTGCCAGCTTGAGGAGGGACGGACATATCTCTTTCCGACAACGCGACGCTTCGACTATTCCTGCCCGTCGCATCTCAGGTTGCTAAATGTTTGTTTTAAGATGACTGTTCAGGGCGGCATTGATGTGCTCGACCTCTATCCCTGGTGCTTCGAAATTCAGGCGCAGTCAGTGTCAGAGACATTCCGATCGATGACACTGATCGACGAGCATCTCACCAGCGAATTCTTTGCAGATCAAATCCTCGTTCGAAGCCAGATTCTATCCCTTCTCTCTCCTCATTTTAAAACACGCGCGAAACACAGGGATCTCAAGCGTCAACGCGATGTCCGGCGAATGGCGCCGGTTCTCAGACACATCGCAGACAATCTCCGCACGGGTGTGAAAATCTCGGAACTGCACCATCTGGCTGGCATGAGCCGCTCACACTTTGTCCGGAAATTTCAGGCAACGTTCGACGTCTCTCCACAAGACTACGTCCGGAAAAAGCGGATCACTCTGGTCAAAAACGAGTTGCACTCATCAGATCTGCCGTTGTCGATCCTGGCAGAGGACCTTGGCTTCAGCAGCTCGTCTCATATGTCGCGGGAATTCAAGCACTACACCGGCTACTCGCCCAAGAAGTTCAGAGCTCTGGACAAGATCTATGGTTAA
- a CDS encoding DUF930 domain-containing protein, which yields MELVRASVIARKSLDDASLPRGRDLTGEANVGVPEAPRAEPVDPLVKSWISAKSFLAADVLKDPRSQQARVALASLTGADKHEQVCALEAMEQLRQDRPDFRPTRLAPHAFRNGFSKGSTLHVTAGAIRSNRVWYEIAYRCRLEPGSQKIVGFEYALGAEIARTLWDEHGLAPVH from the coding sequence GTGGAACTTGTGCGAGCATCGGTAATAGCCAGAAAGAGCTTGGACGACGCGAGCCTTCCAAGGGGACGTGACTTGACGGGTGAAGCAAACGTTGGCGTGCCTGAAGCGCCTCGAGCGGAACCGGTCGATCCATTGGTTAAAAGCTGGATTTCCGCCAAATCTTTCCTGGCTGCGGACGTCCTAAAAGACCCTCGGTCCCAGCAGGCACGTGTGGCCCTTGCCTCGTTGACGGGGGCTGACAAACACGAACAGGTTTGCGCACTTGAAGCCATGGAACAGCTCCGTCAAGACAGGCCGGACTTTCGGCCGACACGGCTTGCGCCGCATGCTTTCAGGAACGGATTTTCAAAAGGAAGCACGCTCCATGTCACGGCAGGTGCCATCAGAAGCAATCGTGTCTGGTACGAAATTGCCTATAGATGCCGTCTTGAACCGGGCAGCCAAAAAATTGTCGGCTTTGAATATGCACTCGGCGCGGAAATCGCGAGGACGCTCTGGGATGAACACGGGCTAGCGCCAGTTCACTGA